The Faecalibacter bovis genome includes the window AGAGAATTTCGCGAACGCTTCTAACTCACGGTATTGAGCTTGATCTAATTTTAAAGTACCAGATACTTTTTTCATTGGTTTTGTTTGTGCAGAACCACCAACACGAGATACAGAGATACCTACGTTAATCGCTGGACGAACTCCTGAGTTGAATAAATCTGACTCTAAGAAGATCTGACCATCCGTAATCGAAATTACGTTTGTTGGGATATATGCAGAAACGTCACCTGCTTGAGTTTCGATAATTGGTAAAGCAGTTAATGAACCACCACCTTTCACGATACCTTTCATTGATTCTGGTAAATCATTCATTTGAGATGCAATTGTATCATCAGAGATGATTTTAGCTGCACGCTCTAATAAACGAGAGTGTAAGTAGAAAACGTCACCAGGGTAAGCCTCACGTCCTGGAGGACGACGTAATAATAACGACACCTCACGGTAAGCTACCGCTTGTTTAGATAAATCATCATAAACAATTAAAGCTGGACGACCAGAGTCACGGAAGAACTCACCAATAGCTGCACCTGACATAGGAGCATAAACTTGCATTGGAGCTGGATCTGATGCATTTGCAGCAACTACTACTGTGTATTTATCAGCACCGTGATCTTGTAATGTTTTCATAATTCCTGCAACTGTAGAACCTTTTTGTCCAACAGCAACATAAATACAGTAAACTGGTTCCCCTCTATCGTAGAATTCTTTTTGATTTAAAATTGCATCTAACGCAACAGAAGTTTTACCTGTTTGACGGTCACCAATGATTAACTCACGTTGACCACGACCAACTGGAATCATCGCATCAATAGAAACGATACCTGTTTGTAACGGCTCGCTTACTGGTTGACGGTAGATAACCCCTGGAGCTTTACGCTC containing:
- the atpA gene encoding F0F1 ATP synthase subunit alpha, with product MPEINPAEVSAILKQQLSSFDSAVELAEVGTVLSVGDGIARVYGLDNAQYGELVEFSNGLEGMVQNLEEDNVGIVLFGTSTGIKEGDTVKRTNKIASINVGEGMLGRVVDMLGNPIDGKGPIEGQLYEMPIERKAPGVIYRQPVSEPLQTGIVSIDAMIPVGRGQRELIIGDRQTGKTSVALDAILNQKEFYDRGEPVYCIYVAVGQKGSTVAGIMKTLQDHGADKYTVVVAANASDPAPMQVYAPMSGAAIGEFFRDSGRPALIVYDDLSKQAVAYREVSLLLRRPPGREAYPGDVFYLHSRLLERAAKIISDDTIASQMNDLPESMKGIVKGGGSLTALPIIETQAGDVSAYIPTNVISITDGQIFLESDLFNSGVRPAINVGISVSRVGGSAQTKPMKKVSGTLKLDQAQYRELEAFAKFSSDLDAATMAVIGKGVRNVEILKQGVNSPMPVEEQVAVIFAGTNGLLKNVPTDKVKEWQVDFVELLRNKYAETLEAIRKGKWDDAIIATLNQVVADTTAKY